ATTGTATAAAGCTTTTCTCATATCCCATATTTTATACAATCTATCTTTTCCATCTTTTAACAATGGACGATTGTCAGGATTAATTCTTTTGATTAAATCCTCAACAGGAACATATAAAAAAATAGTTTTATGATTTTTTAAGAATAATCTATTTTCTTTTCTTAAGATAATTCCCCCACCTGTTGCTACAATTGCATTTTTCGCTTCTGTATTTTTTAAAACCTTTGATTCTAAATTTCGAAAATATTCTTCTCCTTTTTTTGAAAAAAGGTTATTAATGGTGGTGTTTTCAATCTTTTCAATTTCTTTGTCAAGGTCTATAAAGGACATATTGAGAATCTTGCTTAATTTATTACCAAGTGTGGTCTTGCCAGAACCCATCATTCCAATTAGATAAATTGGCACTATTATACCTCCTTGCTATTTCCTCAACATTATCATTTCCAAATTGATTAATAATACTTTTTGCAATAACTAATGCTACAGCATTTTCAAGAATAACCACACTCGCTGGAATAACAGTTACATCTGATCGAATATATGGAGATTTTGTATTTTCTCCTGTTGCAAGATTTATGGAATTTAACGGTTTTGCAAGTGTAGGGATTGGTTTGAGAAAAACAGTAATCTCAATATTCTCACCATTGGTAAAACCTGCTTCAATTCCACCGGCATTGTTTGATTTTCTCTTGATTTTATTTTTTTCTTTTTCATAATAAAATTCATCATGATATTCTCTTCCTGAAAGTGAAAAGTCATTATTGCCTATTATCAATCCTTTAACAGAAGGGATTGTCATTATAATTTGTCCAAGTTGTGAATCCAATCTTTCAAATATGCTTGAGTATCCACCAATTCCAGGGTTTATATTTTTTACAATGATTTTTACGCTTCCTCCGAGCGTATCGCCATTTGTTTTAGCATTATCAATATACTCTTTTGCTTCCTCTGTTAAAATATCGTTTTTTAATTTTATCTTCCCTATACTTTCAACATATCCTTCTATTTCAATATTTAAAAGATTGAGAAATTGCTTTGCAATATTTCCAAGAGCTGTAAGAACAACGGTCCAACGAGCGCTATTCCTTTCAGGATATATATTTAAATCAGGTAACTTATATTTCATATATGAGCTATAATCACCGTGGCCGGGACGAGGAATGCTTCTAACTTCTTTTTCTGTATTTTTACCTTTGTTCTCAATTAATACTGAAATTGGAGCGCCTGTGGTGATGCCTTTCCATATTCCTGAGACAATTTCAACTTTATCATTTTCTATTTTCATACGTTTTCCACGGCCATATCCTTCCTGGCGTCTTTTTAAATCTTCATTTATCTTTTCAATATTTATCTTTAATCCTGCTGGAAATCCAGTTAAAGTGCCAATCATCACCGGCCCATGAGAATCACCTGAAATTACAAAATCCATACTATCAACTCCATAAACAATTGTTTTCAGTGTAAATTATACCATCTTCATTGGAAGTTTCTTTATGTTGGAAAAATAAAAGTTAAGTTTAAGAATAAAAAACACGAGTAAAAAAGTGAATGAAGTCTTGAAATTTCCCTAACGGAAATATTGCGTGAGCCGGAACAGCAAAAGTATTGTGAAAAATAAAAACGAATGAAGACTCGAAGAACGCCCGAAAAAACTGCGAATGGAGAGGGTCAAAAAAACAGGATGTTTTTTTGAGCGCAGCTTCTGCAGGGATGCAGAATCTAAGCGACCCCGCGAATATGAGCAGTTTTTGAGGATCAGCGTTCGAGTTGTCTGAAAGTAGTTTTTTATTTTTCACAATTATAAGAAATTTCACCGCCTGAAGAAACCTTTTTAGGAGTGTTTTTTATAGAGCAAGGATCAGAAATTCTTGCCGTCTGAGAGAATATTATTTTTCTACTTTCAAAGAGATTTTTCGAAGATTAGCACTCAAGTTGCCTGAAAAAGCTTTTATTTTTCACAATATATCATTTAAAATCTGACAAATTTGGATATATTTCCAGTTTTATGATATAATTAAACTTGAAAAATTATATTAAATACAAATTTGAGGTGAGAGTATGATTGATAATGAGCTAAAGAAAAAATTAATGGCATTTCAGAAAAATGAAATTACAGAACACCATGTTTATAAACACCTTTCCAAAAGAATTAAAGGAAAAAACGCTAAAATCTTAGAAAACATAGCAAAAGATGAGTATAAGCATTATAACATCTTAAAAAAATATACAGAAACCGAAGTATCTCCTAATTCATTTTTAGTATTCTGGTATGTTTTATTATCCTACATCTTTGGACTAACCTTTGCCTTAAATGCAATGGAAAAAGGAGAAGAAAATGCTCAAAGAGTTTATGAAGAAGCAAAAGATGTTATTCCTGAATTCAAAGAAATTATCCTTGATGAAAATGTTCATGAAAAGAAATTATTAGGTCTTATTGATGAAGAAAAAATACAGTATGTAAGTTCAATGGTTTTGGGGTTAAATGATGCACTTGTTGAATTAACTGGTACATTAGCAGGTTTAACCTTTGCATTTCAAAATTCAAGACTTGTTGCATTATCAGGATTAATTACCGGAATTGCAGCCTCATTTTCAATGGCGGCATCAGAGTATTTATCTCAACGAGCGGATAAAAATTCCAAGAATCCTTTAAAAGCTTCTATTTATACGGGAATTGCATATATATTTACTGTAATTTTGCTTGTTGCTCCTTATTTTATCTTCTCAAATCCAATGATTTCATTAATATTTACAATGATTAATGCAGTTATAGTAATTGTATTCTTTTCATTCTTTGTTTCTGTGGTTCAGGAAAAAACATTTAAACATTATTTCTTTGAAATGCTCTTTATTAGCTTTGGAGTAATGGCATTATCCTTTGTAATAGGTCTTATAGCAAGGGCTTTCTTTAATATAGAAGTTTAGTAGAAAAATCAATTATAAAAACCTCTCAATAATATCATCAATCAAAACTCTTTCATCATCTTCAAAAGAGTAATAGCCTAAAGCAACGCGTTTTTGACCAAGACCATATTTAATAGCAAAATCCCTAACCTTACCTTTTGGATAAGGAGTAATGGGCCATTTAATATCGTATCGAACACAATTTCTTAAAAACACATCAAAGATTTTCATTTCCTCATCACTGAGCTTAAAATAGTTAAACACAAATTCCTTAAAGTTCTTTGTTTTCTTAAAAAGCTCAGTGATGAGTTTTTTTCTTGCTAAATAAAATGGTGAAATATTATATTCCGAATCTTCAACATCTTCAGAATTCAATAATCTTCTTTCAGCTTTCTTCAAATCAAAATCACTCATCATAACATTAAAAAAATACATCTTCTCATAATCCCTTGAAAAATATTTAATGGTTTTTTCCTTATTACCTTCAAAAATCAATTTCAAAATATGACTCTTTGTAAAAAATGGTTTTTCTATTAATGTTGTATATGTTGAGAAGAATAATATTGGGATTTTATGATTTTTAACTTTTTCTATGATGGAAAGGTTATCTCTGAAATTATGAGAGATAATTTTTTTAAAACTTCTATTTCTGAAAAAGCTTTTATTATTATAAACCTCTTCAAAATCAGATTTAATCTCAAAAGATACATTATTCTTATAATTCATAACAACGGATGAAATATCAAATAAATTTAAAGACTTATTTATTTTATATACCTCAAAAATCGTATCAAACCAGTTATAGGTATAATTTAAATCATCGAAATAATAGCCAATATAATATTCAAGTAAATTTGCAGGAATTAAAGCCTTCTTTTTATCTTCATTTCTCATCCACCATGCAGCACCATTTAAACCATTACACATCATAGTTGGATGTGGAAAGTCTTTTGCAAGAAAATAACCTTCTATGAATAATTCATATGCTTTATTATATTCTTTATTCTTAATATGTTCTCTTGCTTGAGAATATTTTAAGATAGCTTTATCTACATTATTTTCTTCATAATTATCAGAATACGCTTTAAAATCCTTATCGAGGATATTATATTTTGTATTCAATAATTTTAAACCAGGAATCATTAAATTCCTGGCATATTCAGAAATATTCTTAAAGTTATTTCTTAGATATTCACATTCTTTTTTAGCCATATCAAATTGATTATTTTTTACATAAAGAGATATGAGTTCAAATCTTGCAAGTTCTCTTAATATTGTTGTTGTTGTTGTTGTTGTTGCAATAATTTTATTTGCATAAAATATTGCCATATTTTTGTTTTTCTTCCAAATATTTTTTAATAATAATAAATAATATTCTACAGATTTTTCTTTAGTTTTAGAAAGAATGTAATTAGAAATTGGATTTGAATAATATCCGTATCTAACAATGGAAACAATATCCTTTATATGAGAAGTCATGTTAATCATCCTTTTACAAAGAGTTAATTATTATGTTTCAATAAAATTCGAAAACCAAGAAACTTTATGGACTTTTTGGAATGAAATTTGAAAAATAAAAATATAAAAATAGTCAAAAATAGGAAATAAGCTTCTTTTATAATTATTACAAAAAAAAAAACAAAAATTAAAAAAATGAAAATTAATTAAAATGGAATAAAAATCCGATTCTCAAATGTTGATAAAAGCGGATTTTTATTTTAGAAAAAACACTTGCAAGTCATGTTAGAAATGATAAAATTTAAAGCAGGAGGTGGGACAATGAAAAAAATAATTATATTAATAATTGTAGGAATTATTATGTTTTCAACAATAATATTTGCAGGGGATAATGATGACGAGTATGCTACTCATTCAGCCAACCCTCAAATTCAAACTGAATTTTCTAAATAATTAAACACAATCTAATTTTAATTTTTATATCTACGTAGATATTATATCAAAAAATTAAATCTTTTCAGCCGGCTGAAAGAAATCTGTTTTATTTTATCATATACATTATTTATATCTTTAAATTTGAAAGCATTTTTTATGAGTATATATATAAAATTGTAATAAGTGTGTAACTTAATAAATAGAAGGAGGTGCTTTTTTATGTTAAATGAAAGAAAGGATGAAAATATAATAAACAAAGAAGAGATTTTAGATTTTGGAATAAGTAATGATGAATTAAATGAACTTTTTTCATTAAGTGTTATTGTAATATGTGAAGGAGGTCAAGAGGGAGATTTAGGATAAAATAATGAATACAGGGCCCTGTATATCTATATGTGATTATGTATTATAATGAGGTGAAAAATGATAAAGTTTAAAAATTATTATTTAAATTATATAGGTATTAATAGAGCAAAAAGCAAGAAGATTATATTAACAAAAAATAGAAATATTATAATAAATAATGTATACCAATATCCCTTTATTATAAGTAACTTAAATAATAATTTATTAATCTCGATTTCGCCACAATATAAAGAATACATAATTTATACAAGTTTTATATTACAAAAAGAAATGGAAGTATTATCTTTATATAATATTTTGAAAAATAGATTAAAAAATGAAAATATTGATTTGATGCGAATATATACATTTGAAAGTAATGAATATACCTTTGATACACAAGAAGTAAAGATATTAAATTTAGAAGAAAAAGAAAAATATTTTACAATATTTAAAAATAAGAAATTCGATAAAATACTTTTAGAAAAATTATGGAATAGAAATATAAGAAAAATTTTAGAAAAACGTTTTTTTTACATAGAAAAAAATGGTGAAATTGTGTCATATTCATACATTTCTGATATTAATTTTAATGGAGGAAATATTATAGTATATACTAATCCAAAATGGAGAAATATGGGATTTGGTAAAAAAGTGGCAGGAGCCTCTGTAAAATGGTGTATTAATAATAATATTTTACCAATATATAGGGTATCAGAAAATAATAGTAACTCTATCCGTATTGCAGAAAAAATAGAACTTTTATTTAAAAAAAGAGAAATAGTTTTAAAAATAAAAGTAAGGAAATAGGAGGATTTTTTATGAATAGAGTTTGGAATTTTGAGATTGATTCTATTAAATATGTATTTGACGGAAACAATATAATAATAAAAAAAGAAAATAATATAAAAAATATAGAAAATGCAGATGAAACGATTTTTATAGATAAAAAAGGTTTAAGAACTTTAGCATTAAATGTAATAAATGATTGTAATTTAAAATGTGATTATTGTTTTGCAAATTTTGGATATTATAAAGATGGAAAAACAGTAATGAAATTTGAAATTGCTAAAAAGGCTGTAGATCTGTTATTGAATTCTGCAATAGAAAACGGTAATAAAGAAATAACAATAGCTTTTTTTGGAGGAGAACCACTTTTAAATTTTGATTTGATAAAAAAAGTAGTTGACTATGCAGAGAAAACAAAAAGTGATAATTTAGAGATCAAATATTTAATAACAACAAATGGAACATTGTTTGACCTTGAAAAAATTAAATTTATGAAAAAGTACAAATTCCAAATTACATTAAGTATCGATGGAGGAAAAGAGCTTCATAATTCTAATCGAAAATTTATTAATGGTAAAGGAAGTTTTGAAGTAATACAAAATAATTTCGAATTACTTTTAAAGTCATTTGTAGTGAATGCAAGAATAACAATTAATAATAAAAATTATAATATATTAAAGAGTATAAAAGAACTCAAAAATTTAGGTTTTAGAAGATTTACTTTTGCACCTGATTATAATTTGTCACAAGAAAATTTTGAAAAATATTTAGAAAGTTTATCTTCATTATTTGAATATTATTATAATTTAATATTAAAAAAGGAATACATTGATATAACGAACATAACTCGAGTATTAATGAATATATTATTTAGAATAAAAAAAATAAACCATTGTAATGCAGGATTAACCTATTTTTCGGTAGCTACAAATGGTAATATATATAGATGTCCTAGATTTACAGATGAAAAAGATTTTCTTTTAGGTAATATAAATAATCTTGAAATTAAAGATATAAATTATCATATAAAAAAATTAAGAAAAAATATTATTAATTATCATATGAATAGCCTAACTCATAAATGCAATAAATGCCCATTTTTATTTTTATGTGGTGGAGCATGTTACCATTATTCATATATAAATAATAAAACGGAATTTGATGTTGTTGAAAGAGAATGCACAGAAAAAACCTTAATATATGAAGAAACTATTAAATTAATCACTAAATTGAATGTAGAACAAAGAAAAGATTTTATACTATCTTTGAAAACCATTTGGAAAAATACAAAATTGTTATAATAGTTTTTTAGTGTATACGGTAAAATAAATTGGTTCTTTCTGATTTTATTTGATGAAAATGATTAAAAATAATATTATATTTAGGTTTAAATAAATAATATGGAGAATTTTATATTTTTCATTTGAACCTGGTATATAAATGTATTTTAATAAAAGTTTTTAAGTGTTTTCCGAAAAAAAACATAAATTGCCCCTTTATAAGGAAAAGGGTAAAAAATTGCCCTCCTGGAAAGAAAAAATTTTTGATGGGTAGTAAAATAGAAATATAACTCGTTGAAAGAAGAATAGGGTGATGAAACAATATGGAAGCACATGAAATTATTACAACGTGTAAGGAAACAGGAACAATAAAAGGAATAGCTAAAAAAATTGGTATATTGAAAAATATTTAAAATTTTTGGAAAAGTCAAAAATGTGATTTTGGAATACTGATGAATAATGAATTTTTACTTTAAAAAACACTTGAAAGTCATGTTAGAAATGGTAAAATTCAAAATAAGAGATGTAATTTAAATTGTCTAAATAAATTTCATTAATTAAATACTTTATATTTTTTTAAATATATAAATTATTATAACAAAAAATATAAGAACAGAAATAATTGAAAACTAATGAAAATAAGTTCTTATAAAGATAACATGGCAGGTGAAAAAATGTATAAGGAATCATACTACAATTATTTTTTAGAAATAGATGAAGTTCCAGTATTGGTTAATTTAAGAACAGGAGCGATAGCAGAAGTAAAGCGTGAAAATGTTCAAAAAATAAAAGAAATATTAAAAGGGAATATAGTTGATGAAGAATTATTTGAACAATTAAAATATGGTGGTTATATAGTAGAAGAAGGATATAATGAATATGAAGAAATAAAGATGAGAAATTATAAAGCGCGTTTTGATAATTCAAAAGCAATGTTTACAATAATACCAACATTTCAGTGTAATTTTGATTGTATATACTGTTATGAAACAAAAAGAAATAAAATAATGACAATAGAAAAAGCGGAAGAAATAGCAGATTATATTATAAATATAAGCAAAAACAAAAAAACGATTTCAATAGGGTGGTTTGGTGGAGAACCATTAATGAATTTTAAAGTTATTGAACATATAAATATGAAAATAATAGGAGAAAGTGAAGCAGAATTATTTTCATCAATGTCCTCAAATGGATATTTATTAAATTATATAGATGTATCAAAATTTGATGAGTTAAAAATAAAAAATGTGCAAATAACTCTTGATGGAATAGAAGAAACACATAATAAATATCGACCATTAATAGGTGGCGGAAAAACATTTGATAAAATAATAAAAGGAATAGAAAAATTATTTGAAAATACAGAAAAAACAAATGTATCAATAAGGGTAAATGTTGGTCCGGAAAATTATGATAAAATAGAAGAATTGTTTGAGTATCTTGAAAAATTTCCAAAAGAAAGAATGAAAATATATTTTAGATGGATATTTCAAGCATCTGAAAAAAATAAAGATTTTCATGTACATGTAAGAGATTTTAGAAAAGAAAATTCATTTACTAAACTCTCAAAATTATATGAAATGGCAATAAACAGAGGTTATAAAGTAATGTTGCCAATATTGAATGGAGATATGTATTGTGAATTTGATAATGTATATAATATGGTAATAGGACCGGAAGGGGAAATATATCCATGTACAGTTGCAGTAGAAGAAGGAATGGAAATGGGGAAAATAGAAAACGGAAAAATAAAACTGGAAACAAAAAAACATTTAAAATGGCATAGTCATAATGGATATGAAGATAAAAATTGTAAAGAGTGCAAAATATTACCATTATGTCATGGTGGGTGTAGAAATGCAGCATTAAATGGAAATAGAGGATGTCCTGAAGAAAAGCGAGAAACAGAAAGCTTTATAAAATTATGGTATAAGGTAAAAAAGTTTGAAAAAAAGATGGTGGTTAGATGAAAGCTTCCAGATACAATACCATTATAGAAAAAGAAGACGGAAGTCTTCTTCTTTTTAATGGAATAACAAATGCAATATTAAAAGTTGAAAAAAAGAATGCCGAAAGGATAAAAAAAATATTAAACGGAAAACTGGAAAATGAAGAAGAGATAAGTATATTAAAAAAAGGTGGATTCATAATAGAAAATGACAGAGACGAATTAAGCGATATAATAGCAAAATATAAAAAATTTCAATTTTCAAATGAATATTTTCATCTAACAATAACCATGACCACAAACTGTAATTTCAATTGTAAATACTGTTATCAAAGTCAGGCAAAAGAAATAAGTCAAAAACCATTTCAAATAAATAATATAAAAAAACAAACAATAGATTCAATAATAATGCTGGTAAAAGAAAAAATAAAAGAAAAAAAGCCAAAAATATTCAGCGTAACCTTCTGGGGTGGGGAACCATTACTTGAAAAAAATAAGATATTAAAAATAAGCAAGAATATAAAAAATATCTGTGAAAAAGAAAATATAGAATACGATGCATTTATAATAACAAACGGTTATTTACTTAATGAAACGACAATAAAAGAACTAAAAAAAGCTGGAGTAGGGAAATTAATAATAACTCTTGATGGAACAGAAGAAGAGCATAATAAATTAAGAATATTAAAAAATGGAAATGGGACATTTGAAAAAATATATGAAAATATCAAAAAAGCATCAAAAGAAATATTTGTAAAAATAAGAATAAATGTATTTCCACATAATGTAAATAGCATAAAAAGATTGATAGATAAAATATCAGAAGATAATTTAAAAGTTGAAATAGATTTAAGACAGGGAGAAATGGCAGATAACAATAAATTAAAATCATTTACATTAAAAGAATTTGCGAAAGTGGAAAGTGAATTATATAATTATATAATAGAAAAAATAGAATATTATAACTTCAATCCATTTGTAAGAATAAATCAGGCAAGATGCGATGCAACCAGTGTAAATTCTCTTGTAATTGATGCAGATGGGAAATTATACAAATGCTGGGGAGAAATAGGCGGAATATCAAAAGAAATAGGTGAATTAAAGGAAAACGGTAAAGTAGAATTAAATCACAGAAAAAATATATGGTTAGCCTTAGAACCATTTGATGAAGAGTGTAAAAATTGTAAAGTATTGCCATATTGTATGGGGGGATGCATACTGGGAAAAGTGCTGGCAGAAAAATATGGCGTAATAGAATATGGAAGAGAAAGATGCCTTCCAATAAAATATAATCTGGAAGAAATGATAGTATTAACAGAAAAAACATATAGGAGGCGAAAAAATGGAATTCGTAAATGAACCAAGAGAAGAAAATTTATTCTCATTCTGTGACTTTGGAAAAGACAAAGTTGAAAATTGTGACGAATGCTTTAATCAAGCATGTGAGCAAAATGCGAGTTGCAAAGGAGAAGACAAAGGATTCTGGGATTGGTGTGATTCCTGAACATGAAACAAATAAAAAAATTCCTGTATTTTCTGGTAAGGGATATATTAATATGGAAAAGCTACAAAACACAGGCAGTATTGGGGATACTGAGTGGATTCTTAGGATTATTGCAATTTGGATTCATGGGAAGGTTTATAGCCCAGGGGAATTACTTTCCAATGATAGAGCAGTATGGAGGAAACATACTGGCATATTTCATATCAGGAAGCGTATTCATGAGTTACACTACTCTCTCCTTAACAACATTCAAAAGTGTAATAAGACAGGAGCAGGTAATGGGAACAATAGAATACCTGCTCCTGTCGGAAACACCATTATGGGAAGTATTTATATACACAATCTTCTCAAGATTGGTATTTACAATAATAAACACAGGAATAGTATTTATATTCTTAATATACACATTTGATGTAGAAATAAAAATGAATATAATAGCATCAATAATATTATTGATAATAACAATGATAAGTTTAAGTGGAATAGGATTATTAAGTGCAGGGTTCATAATGCTAACCAAAAAAGGAGATCCAGTAAGTTGGGTATATTCATTCTTAACAGGAATGTTTTCAGGGATATACTATCCGGTGGAAATATTGCCAAAATGGATAAGGGGAGTATCGTATATACTGCCAACAACATATGCAATGGATGGATTGAGAAAAACATTAATAAAAGGATACAGTCTATACGAAATAAAAGAGGATATAATAATCCTGGTAATAATGACAGCAATAATATTACCAATAGGGATATACTGGTTCAGAGAATCATTTAACAAAGCCAGGAAATATGGCACAATATCGCAGTATTAGGAAGTGAAACAATGGAAAAAATAATAGAAATCAAAAACCTGACAAAAATATACAAAAATGGGATAAAAGCGCTGGAAAATATAAATCTAACAATAAACAAAGGAGAAAAAATAACAATATTTGGACCAAATGGAGCAGGAAAAACAACATTAATAAAAACAATAGGAATGTTCATAATACCGGATAAAGGAAAAATAACAATAAAAGGATATGACATAAAAAAAGAATCAAAACAAATAAAAAAATTAATATCAATAGCGACATCAAATGAAAGGTCATTCTATTACAGATTAAGCTTAGAAGAAAATCTAAACTTCTTTGGAATGTTAAACAACCTAACAGGAAAAGAATTAAAAAAGAAAGTGGAAAAAGGATTAAAAGAAATGGGGCTATATGAAACCAGAAAAATAAAGTATATGGAAGCATCAACGGGGATGAAGAGGAGATTAAATCTAGCAAGGGCATTAATAAAAGAAGCGGAAATATATTTACTTGATGAACCGACAAATGGAGTGGATATAGAAACGAAAATAAAGATATATGAAATAATGGAAGAGCTAAGTCAAAAAGGAAAAACAATAATCTTAGCCAGTCATGATGTAAGTGAAATAGAAAAAACAGACAGGATAGTGGTATTAAAAAAAGGGAAAATAACAGCAGACAAAAAAACAGGAGAAATCCTGGAAAAAACAACGAGAAAAAATGAAGAAAAATTGCTGGAATTAATCAAATGAGGCGAAAGCCTCATTTTGTTTTGATATGGTATAATTGAAGAGTAGAATGTGTGGTTTATAAAAACGAACTTTGAAAATCCATCGAAAGTGAGAAACTAATTAAAAATTTGCAGAATTGAAATTCTATAGTTTTTTTAATTAATTATTTATATTTCCTTTATTGCAAATACAAAAAAATTCTGGTAAAATTATATTTGGTTCTAATAATATATGCGCCCTCATAGTTCAATGGATAGAACGGCGGATTCCTAATCCGCAAATGGAGGTTCGATTCCTCCTGGGGGCACCACAAGATCCGGGAACTTCCCGGATTTTTTGTTATTACAAAAAGGAGTGTGACATTATGTGGTATCCCGGTCATATAAAAAAGGCAAAATCGAAAATTAAAACATATTTAAAAACTGTTCAGGGTGTTCTGGAATTAGTTGATGCTAGAGCTCCATATGCCAGCAGGGCTTATGAGTTTGAGGATTTATTTAAAGATAAGGATAGAATAATATTGTTTAATAAAATTGATATTGCAGACGAAAAACAGTTAAAATTCTGGAAAGATTATTATAAATCCAAAGGATATAAGGTTTTAGAAACTTCTTTAAAGAAGGTAAGTATAAAAAGCTTCTTAACTAAAGTTGTTTATAAAACATTTCCTAAAAAGTTTAGAGAATTGCGTGTAATGGTTGCTGGAATTCCTAATGTTGGTAAATCTACGCTAATAAATAGTTTAAAAGGTAAAAAATCATTACGCGTTGGAAATACACCAGGAGTTACCAAAGGCGTTCAATGGATAAGTGTGAATGATAATTTTATGTTGCTTGATACACCTGGAATTTTATATTCTGATATATACAATAAAAAAATTCTCTATAAATTAATACTTATTGGTTCAGTAAAACCAGAAGATGATGAAAAAGAGTTTGCAATAGAGTATGGATTTAACTTTTTCAAGGAAAAATATCCAGAGATTTTAAAAACAGCGCTTAAAGGAGATAATCCGCCGGAGGACTATTATGAATTTTTAAATATGTTTGCTAAAAAAAGAAACTTTATAAAGTCTGGAAATGAATACGATATAGAAAGAGCCATGAGTACATTTTTAAAGGAATTGTCAGATGGAAAATTTGGAAAGGTTGTATATGATTATCCGGAGGATTATGAGATATTAAAGTGAGGGATTAATATTTTAAATGAGGTAAATATTTTTGGAATAAACCTATTTAAAGAATTGATAAAACAGAAGAATATAAAAACATTACTGGCTATTGTAGAAGCCATAGATTCTGATATTGTCCATTTAAAGATTAATAACAACAAACAGATTATTATAAAAAATCCCGGAAAGAATTTTAAAGATATAAAACCCGGTGATTATATAAATATCTTAAATAATGAAAGCGAAAAAAAAGATATTGTACAGACCAGAGAA
This is a stretch of genomic DNA from Marinitoga piezophila KA3. It encodes these proteins:
- a CDS encoding ABC transporter permease, whose amino-acid sequence is MKQIKKFLYFLVRDILIWKSYKTQAVLGILSGFLGLLQFGFMGRFIAQGNYFPMIEQYGGNILAYFISGSVFMSYTTLSLTTFKSVIRQEQVMGTIEYLLLSETPLWEVFIYTIFSRLVFTIINTGIVFIFLIYTFDVEIKMNIIASIILLIITMISLSGIGLLSAGFIMLTKKGDPVSWVYSFLTGMFSGIYYPVEILPKWIRGVSYILPTTYAMDGLRKTLIKGYSLYEIKEDIIILVIMTAIILPIGIYWFRESFNKARKYGTISQY
- a CDS encoding radical SAM/SPASM domain-containing protein is translated as MKASRYNTIIEKEDGSLLLFNGITNAILKVEKKNAERIKKILNGKLENEEEISILKKGGFIIENDRDELSDIIAKYKKFQFSNEYFHLTITMTTNCNFNCKYCYQSQAKEISQKPFQINNIKKQTIDSIIMLVKEKIKEKKPKIFSVTFWGGEPLLEKNKILKISKNIKNICEKENIEYDAFIITNGYLLNETTIKELKKAGVGKLIITLDGTEEEHNKLRILKNGNGTFEKIYENIKKASKEIFVKIRINVFPHNVNSIKRLIDKISEDNLKVEIDLRQGEMADNNKLKSFTLKEFAKVESELYNYIIEKIEYYNFNPFVRINQARCDATSVNSLVIDADGKLYKCWGEIGGISKEIGELKENGKVELNHRKNIWLALEPFDEECKNCKVLPYCMGGCILGKVLAEKYGVIEYGRERCLPIKYNLEEMIVLTEKTYRRRKNGIRK
- the ylqF gene encoding ribosome biogenesis GTPase YlqF; its protein translation is MWYPGHIKKAKSKIKTYLKTVQGVLELVDARAPYASRAYEFEDLFKDKDRIILFNKIDIADEKQLKFWKDYYKSKGYKVLETSLKKVSIKSFLTKVVYKTFPKKFRELRVMVAGIPNVGKSTLINSLKGKKSLRVGNTPGVTKGVQWISVNDNFMLLDTPGILYSDIYNKKILYKLILIGSVKPEDDEKEFAIEYGFNFFKEKYPEILKTALKGDNPPEDYYEFLNMFAKKRNFIKSGNEYDIERAMSTFLKELSDGKFGKVVYDYPEDYEILK
- a CDS encoding ABC transporter ATP-binding protein, producing MEKIIEIKNLTKIYKNGIKALENINLTINKGEKITIFGPNGAGKTTLIKTIGMFIIPDKGKITIKGYDIKKESKQIKKLISIATSNERSFYYRLSLEENLNFFGMLNNLTGKELKKKVEKGLKEMGLYETRKIKYMEASTGMKRRLNLARALIKEAEIYLLDEPTNGVDIETKIKIYEIMEELSQKGKTIILASHDVSEIEKTDRIVVLKKGKITADKKTGEILEKTTRKNEEKLLELIK